CGAAATCCTCGCCGCCATCGGCGAGAATCCCGACCGTGAAGGCCTGCGAGAGACGCCGGCCCGCGTCGCCCGAATGTACGCCGAGCTTTTCGCCGGGTTGCATCAAGACGCGCGCGTCCATCTGCAAAAATGCTTCACGGAAAAGTACGATGAGATCGTGTTGGTGCGCGATATCAGCTTCAACAGTATGTGCGAGCATCACATGCTCCCTTTCATGGGCAAAGCGCATATTGGGTACCTTCCCAACGGCCGGGTGATCGGCTTGAGCAAGTTGGCCCGAGTGGTTGAGGTGGTCTCGAAGCGTCCACAAGTTCAAGAGCGCATGACCGAGGAGATCGCCAATCTTCTGGTCGAGGAACTCGATGCCAAGGGGGTCGCGGTCGTGATCGAGGCGACACATTCCTGCATGGCGATTCGCGGGGTGCGAAAGCCGGGGAGCGTCTGCGTCACTTCGGCCATGAAGGGTACATTCCGCGCCAATCTCTCTAGCCGCTCGGAGATCATGACCTTGATCTACGGCGACACGCTCGGCACGCGAGGCTAGCGGTCATTCAGGAGTGAAGCGCGCGGCCGAGGCGGTCGGAGGACGCCGGCAGCGTCCGATACGAACTCATCCCAGCGGAACGCAATCCGGCAATGCTGATCCTGATCGAATTTCTCTTCCGGCTTTCGTTCGGACTATCGCTCTCGATGGCCGTTACGTCTCCGCGCCAAGTGACAAGTGGCTACTATCGCAATCATCTTTACGTGCTGCTCGGGCTGAACGTATTGGCGATGCTCGTAGCGCTAGCCGCGCCAGAGCAGTTCGAACTCTGGCCTCCACTCGCGGGCGCTTGTTTGAGCTACGCCGGCGCTGTCGCCTGGCTGTATGCGAAGCCTCGCGCGGGAATCGCGTTGCTCTTGCTCGTCGCAATTGCCGGATTGGCCGGTGCCTGGCTGGCCAAGCCGCAGCCGATTCTAACTTCCAATGCGGCCGCGGCATTGCGCTGGCTCGATGCGCCCACGAGTGGATTGCTGCTCGGTTCAACTTTGGCGGCAATGTTTCTTGGCCATTGGTATCTGAACACCCCGACGATGGAACTCGCTCCGCTCCGGCGATTGGTTCTGCTCATGGGTGGTGCAGTGATCGCGCGAGCCGTTGTTTGCGGTGCCGGCCTGGCCATGCAATTCGACTACGCCGGCATGCCGCAACCAGCGTTCGTCGGATTGCGCTGGCTTTCCGGCCTGTTTGGCGCGCTCGCGCTCACGATAATGACCTGGAAAATCCTCAGAATCCCCAACACGCAAAGCGCCACCGGAATTCTTTACGTAGGCGTAATCGCCGTCTTTCTCGGGGAATTGACCTCTCAGCTACTGTCCGCCAGGACATGGTTTCCAGTATGATAGAGGGAGATTCCATGAACATTGAGTTTCTGTGTCCCCATTGTGAGCAAGCGAGCCGGGCCGAGGTGTCGCCTGCGGCGAGCGATTTTTGTTGCGCGGATTGTGGCGAGAAGGTCCTTCTTCCGCCCGGCGCAATGGACAACGTGCAACTGCATCGCTGTCTAGTTTGTCCGAGCACGGATTTGTTCGTGCGGAAGGATTTCCCTCAGCGGCTTGGCGTGGCGATCGTCACGCTGGGAATCGTGGCTAGTTGCGTGGCATGGGGTTATCACGAGTTGCTTCTCACCTTTCTCATCCTGTTTCTAACGGCCTTGATCGATGTCGTGCTGTATATCGTGGTCCCCAATGCGCTGATGTGCTATCGCTGCGGGGCTCAATATCGGGGCGCCCCTGGGGTCGATTCCCATTTGTCATTCAATCTGGAAACCCACGAGCGTCATCGGCAGCAGAGAGCCCGGCTGGTCGAGCACCGGCGGGCGTGACCGGCACGGACGGCACACGAGGCTAGCGTCGGTTTCACCCTTCCTACGGCGAGGCGCGAATCCGTTGGCGGCCGGCACACTGCCGGGCAGTTGGCGATCGCAGGCCGACAGTTTTCTTTCATGGATCAAGAGCGGCAAAGAATTCAGGACGACTTGCGCGGGCTCGTGAGCGGCGATGTGCGCTGCGACGACGTCTTCGTGCAGCTCTACGCCAGTGACGCGAGCGTTTACCAAATCAGGCCGCTGGGGGTCGTCCGCCCTCGGAACTCGGCCGACGTGGTGGCCACCTTGCAGTACGCGGCGGAGAAAAAGATCCCCATCCATGCCCGCGGCGCCGGAACCGGTCTGGCCGGCGAATCTCTCGGCGCTGGGTTGATCCTCGATTTCAGCCGCTATATGCGGCGTATCTTGCGGATCGACGACGATCGGGTCCGAGTGCAACCGGGCGTCGTTCATGCCCAGCTCAATCAACATCTCCGCTCGTTCGGACGGTTGTTCGGTCCCGATCCGGCGATGAGCCAAGTGACGACGATGGGGAGCGTCGTGGCCATCGACGCCTCGGGAAGCCACTGGCTGCAATACGGCTCGGCGCGGCGGCACGTGCTGAGCCTGCAAATCGTGCTGGCCGACGGCACACTGCTGGAGGTCGGCCGCGAGCCCTTGTCGCTGGCCAACGTGGACGTGCCGACCACCCGCCGGCAGGAGTTGGTGAGCCAGCTCACCGATCTCTTCACCCGCCGTGCCCAATTGATCAGCGAGCGCCAACCGCAGACGATGCTCAACCAGTGCGGCTACCAGCTCGGCGACGTGCTGGAGTCCGGCAGCCTCGACTTGGGTCGGCTCTTGGCCGGCAGCGAGGGGACGTTGGCCATCATCACCGAAGCAACGCTGGCCACGACGCCGTTGCCTCGTTATCGGGGGGTTGGCGCTCTGTTCTTCGATTCGCTTGAAAACGCGGCCTTGGCCGTGCAGGAGATTCTTCCGTTTTCTCCCTGCGCTTGCGATCTGCTCGACCGCCGGCATCTGAGTCTGGCGCGGGAGAATTATCCTGAGTACAGCCTGCTGGTTCCCGCCGAGGCCGAGGCGTTGTTGCTTGTCGAGCACATGGGCGACGATCCGGTTTCCGTGCGCGACCGGATGGTGCAGATGCTCGATCGCGTGCGGCGGAAGTGCCGCTTGGCCTTTGATACCCGTCAGGCATTTGATCACGAGGAGATCGATCTCTATTGGCAATTGGCCACGCGCATCGTGCCGACGTTGCACCGCATCAAAGGTACAACACGGCCATTGCCGTTTGTCGAGGACTTGGCGGTGCCGCCAGCGGCGCTCCCCGATTTCCTGGTGCGAATGCAGAATACCCTCAAGAAACATCAAGTGACCGCCTCGCTCTTTGGGCATGTGGGTCACGGGCAACTTCACGTCCGGCCGTTCCTCGATCTGACGATTGCCGACGATGTCCGGAAAATGGAGGATCTCGCGGCCGATCTCTATCACGAAGTGTTCGAGGTCCATGGGACAATCAGCGGCGAGCATGGCGACGGATTGAGCCGGACCCCGTTCATTCGGCGGCAGTACGGAGAACTCTACGATGTCTTCGCCGAGGTTAAGCAGGTTTTCGATCCGCAAGGAATTCTCAATCCTGGCAAGATTGTCGGCGGCGACGGTCAATCGTTGACGCGCCATTTGCGGCCGGTGAGACTACCGTCCGAGGAAGTCGTTCCATCGGCCAATGGCCGAAGCAGTGCGCCGCCGGCGCTCGTCGATGTGCAGCTCAACTGGACGCCGGCGGAAATCGCCGCGGTGGCGAGCCACTGCAACGGCTGCGGCAGTTGCCGCGCGCAATCCGGCGACCTGCGAATGTGCCCGATTTTTCGCGTCGCTCCGGCGGAAGAAGCCTCGCCGCGAGCGAAGGCCAATTTATTCCGTGGCTTGCTCAGCGGCCAACTCGATCCGGCGCTCCTGACCACCGACGACTTCAAGGACGTCGCCGATCTGTGCGTCAACTGCCATCAGTGCCGCCTGGAATGTCCGGCAGGCGTCGATATTCCCAAGCTGATGATCGAGGCGAAGGCCGCTTATGTCGCCACCAACGGCTTGCAGCCGAGCGACTGGATTCTGGCTCGATTCGACATCTTGAGCGCGCTGGGGAGCCATTTTAGTCCGGTGGCGAATTGGGCGGTTGGCAATCGCCAGGCGCGCTGGCTGCTGGAAAAGACTTTCGGCATCGCCCAAGGGCGAAAGCTCCCGCGGTTTGCCCCGCGAAGCTTCTTGCGCCGCGCCGCACGTCGACGTTTGACGCGCCCGACTCGCCGCAGCGGGCGGAAAGTAGTCTATTTTGTCGACACCTACGCGAACTATCACGATCCGCAATTGGCCGAGGCCCTGGTCGCGGTGCTCGAGCACAATGGCGTAGCCGTTTATGTCCCCCCGAATCAGCGAGCCTCCGGAATGGCGATGATCTCAATGGGAGCGGTCGAGCGGGCCCGGCGCCTAGCCGCGAAGAACGTCGCGCTTTTGGCGGAAGCCGTCCGGCAGGGATACCAAGTTGTGGTCACGGAACCTTCCACGGCCGTCTGCCTGACTCACGAATATCCCAATTTGATGGACGATGAGGAAGCGCGACTCGTCGCTCAGAACACGACGGAAGCTTGCACCTATCTTTGGCGGCTGCACCAGCAGGGCATCCTCCAACTCGACTTGCGGCCGGTCAACGCGGCGCTGGCCTACCATATGCCGTGCCATATCAAGGCGCTCGGGGTCGGCTCGCCGACCGAAAACCTCCTGCGGCTTGTTCCGGCCCTAAGTGTGCAGCGGATTGAAAAAGGATGTTCTGGCATGGCCGGCACGTTTGGCCTGAAGAAGGCGAACTATCGCACCAGCCTGCGCGCCGGCTGGGAATTGATTTCGCATATGCGTCAACCTGGCCTTCAGGCCGGGACCACGGAATGCAGCGCCTGTAAAATGCAGATGGAGCAGGGCACCACCAAGCCGACACTTCATCCCTTAAAACTGCTAGCCATGGCCTACGGATTGATGCCGGAGTTGGCAGGGCAACTGACTGCACGAGGCGCCGAGTTGGTCGTAACATGAGGATCAGCATTAAGTTATTTGCGATGGCCAGGGACATTTGCGGGCGCGAAACGGTCGATTTGGTGGTGAATGAACATGCTCGAATTGGCGATGTGCGGAACGTCTTAATCCGGCAAATCCCAGCGTTTTCCACCCTTTTGAGGAGTTCGTGCTTTGCGGTTAACGCTCAATTCGTTGATGACGAATTCCCCTTAAGAGAGGGAGACGAAGTGGCTTGCATCCCGCCGGTCAGTGGTGGATAAAGGAGGAGCCACACGTGGACGAGAACCGTCTGCTAGCAATGCTAGCGCGAGTGTCTTTTGGAGGAGACAACGTCATGAAGCGAAATGAAGTGCTATCGCTCTTGGAGCGTTTTCCAGAATTGGTCGATGGCGACGACGATTTGCTCAACGAGTTGATTACCGACACCAACCCCGACCGCCCGGAAAAGAACTTCGAGCGTTCGGAGCCATTGCCAAAGCCCGAATTCGACGAACGGCTGGCGAAACAGCCACGCTAGCTAGCGGCTTCAGAAGCGCGATTTTCATCGCGGCCTATTGCAAGCGCGATTACATCGCGGCGCCGCACGCGGTGCATGCATGATTCGATTGACGGACGAGCCGATCGCGCCAGCGGAGGTGCTTGCCCAGATTCAATCGAACGCGGCGGGAGCCGCGGTGTTGTTTATCGGCACGACTCGCGCGTCGACCGGGGGGCGGGCGACGAATTCACTGGACTACGAATGCTATCCCGAAATGGCTCGCGTCAAGCTGGCCGAGCTGGAGAGCGAAGCCCGGCGGCGCTGGCCAATCGTCGATTGCGCCATCGTTCATCGCCTGGGGCATTTGCAGGTCGGTGAGGCGAGCGTGGCGATTGCCGTCAGTTCGGCCCATCGAGCGGCCGCGTTCGCCGCGGGCCAATGGCTGATCGATACGCTCAAGCAGGTCGTGCCGATCTGGAAGCGCGAAAACTGGGCCGACGGGACGAGCGAGTGGGTCCATCCCGGGATAGAATCGTAGTGGAAGCAAACATGTCATGGCGGCGCCAAATCTCAATTCGTCACCTGCCGATCGCCATTCCCCTCTCATCGACGGGCATGGACGCGTTCACACGAATCTGCGGATCAGCATAACGGACCGCTGCAATATCCGCTGCTTTTATTGCATGCCGCAGGAGGCCGTTCAGTTCGTGCCGCGGAATGATCTGCTCACATACGAAGAGATTGAGCGATTCGTGCGGGTTGTCGCGAAACTTGGCGTCAACAAGATTCGCCTCACGGGCGGAGAGCCGCTCGTGCGCAAAGACGTGCCCGAGTTGGTGCGACGTTTGGCCGCGGTCGAGGGAATCACCGATCTGGCGCTGACGACGAATGGAATGCTGCTCGGCGAATTGGCGGGCCAACTTCGCTCGGCCGGATTGCATCGGCTGAACATCAGCCTCGACACGCTGCGCGAAGAGACATTCCAGAAGATTTCGCGCCGCCAAGGGATCACCCGTGTGCTCGAAGGGATTTTCTCCGCCAAGCAGGCCGGCTTTACGCGAATCCGTCTTAACGCCGTTTCAATTCGCGGCCTCACCGAGGAAGAGGTCGTGCCACTGGCCCAATTTGCTCGGCAGCATGGGCTCGAATTGAGATTCATCGAATACATGCCGCTGGACGCCGACGGCCGATGGCAAATGGATCAAGTCCTTTCGGGCGATCGCGTCCGCGCGATGATCGAGCAACAAGTCGGACGGCTCGAACCGCTCGCGGTCGACGATCCGAGCCAGCCCGCGACTGACTATCGCTACCTCGATGGCGGCGGACGGGTCGGCTTCATCAACCCCGTGACTCACTCGTTCTGCGGCAATTGCAATCGGCTGCGGCTCACCGCGGAAGGGCAAGTCCGCAATTGTCTCTTTTCGACCGTCGAATGGGACGCCCGAGCCATTCTTCGCGGAGGCGGCAGCGACGACCAACTCGTCAAGCTGGTCCGCGCGTCGATCGCGGCCAAAAAACCCGGCCACGGCATCGATACGCCCGATTTCGTCAAACCGCAGCGGGCCATGTATCAAATCGGCGGTTAGCAAAACATGTCGCCGCGTCGCATCTATCTCGACAACGCCGCCACGAGTTGGCCGAAGCCCGAGGCCGTTTATAAGGCGGTCGAGCGGTATCAGCGCGAGATCGGGGCCGCGGCCGGGCGCGGTTCGTACGCCGAGGCGCTGGAAGCCGGACAATTTGTGGATCGGGCACGAGCCGGCGTCGCGCGGCTGATCGGCGCCGGCGACCCGCGGAGAATCGTCTTCACAAATAGTGGCACCGACGGTTTGAATCTCGCGATCCACGGCTGGCTCGAGCCAGGGGATCGAGTCGTCACCACGGCCGCGGAGCACAATTCGGTGCTGCGGCCGCTGAGCGAGCTGGAACGCCGCCAAGGCGTGCGCGTCAAGCGCATCGCCTGCGATGCGGCCGGGCGTGTCGATCCAGACGATCTGCGCAAGGAAATGTCGCCCGAGACGAAGCTCGTCGCCGTCGTCCACGCGTCCAATGTCACCGGTGCGATTCAGCCGCTGGCGGAGATCGGGCGAATTGCGCATGAGTACGGCGCGACGCTGCTGGTCGACGCCGCGCAATCGTTGGGGCATCTGCCCATTTCGGTCGATGAACTGTCGATCGATCTGCTGGCCGCCCCTGGACACAAGGGCCTGCTCGGACCGCTGGGGACTGGGATTGTTTATTTTCGGCCGGGGATCGAGTCGCGGCTCAAAAGTTTTCGCCAAGGAGGCACCGGCACGCGGAGCGAGGAACACTGGCAACCCGAAAGCCTTCCGGATAAATACGAAGCGGGGAATCTGAACGTTCCCGGACTAGCCGGCCTTGCGGCTGCGATCGAATTCCTTGAATCGCGAGGAGTTTCCTCGATTCGCCAGCACGAATCGTTCCTGACCGACCGCTTTCTTGGGGGATTAAGACAAATCCCAGGCGTCTACGTCTTTGGACCCGCCCAGGCCGCAGACCGCGTGGGCGTTGTCAGCCTGCGGATCGACGGTTATGATCCGCAAGAGGTTGCTGCGGTGCTCGATGCGACTTATCGGATCCAAGTCCGTTCCGGTTTGCACTGTGCCCCACTCTTGCACAAGGCCCTTGGAACCGCGGACGGTGGCGGAACGGTTCGGTTCAGCTTCGGCGCATTTACTTCCGAAGATGACGTTGACGCATCGTTGGCGGCGATCGCGGGAATCGCCGCTTCAGCAGCGGCCCCAATTAGCGGAAAATCAAGTGTGAAACCAACTTCATGAACGACAATCCCTGGTTTAAGGATGGGCTTCGGTTTCAATGCACGCAGTGCGGCGATTGCTGCACTGGAGCGCCTGGTTACGTATGGGTGAATAAGGCGGAAATCGAGGCGTTAGCCGCTAAGTTGGGGATCGACGTCGGCGATTTCCAGCGCAAATATGTCCGAGAGGTAGGGGTGCGGAAAAGCCTAGTCGAGTTTGCGAACGGCGATTGCGTCTTTTTTGACGGACAAACCCGCAAGTGCAAGGTTTACGACACCCGCCCTCGGCAGTGCCGGACTTGGCCCTTCTGGGAATCGAATATCCGCTCGGAGGAGGCTTGGCGACAGACCTGCGAGGTCTGTCCCGGCAGCGGGACCGGCCCCTTAGTTCCGCTGGAGAAGGTCTTGGAACAGGCGGCCGTCTTCCGACTATGATGGCGGCTCGGCACTAGCATGCCCCCGCTTCCGATCCTCCGACATGCTGTCGGTCGAGTTTGGCTAAAAAGGATTGCCCCGCTCGAATCATCGAATGCTCAATCTGGATGAAGTTTTCCGATTAGAGCGCCGATAATGGTTGGCAGGAGTTTCCTGGAGGCAGGAGTTTGCGCAACGGCGATATGCTGGCCGCAATCGCCCGCCGCGAAGGGAGCGCCTTTGGCGGAGAGTCGCCGTGCGAGCGCTAAAAGCCTTTGTAGCGAGCGACTTACGTTCAAGAATCCGGGAAACCGATTGAAGTCTCATCGCTAAGTTCTTTGACAACTGAAAGTTACTGCCGATGATCCGAAGCATCCGCTTCGGATCCTGACTATACTCCGCGCCTAACGATGCGGTGATTCCGGGATTTGGATCGCCGAGTTTGTGCTTGACACTACTTCTTATGCCACCTACACTTGGAGCATGACGAAGGCAGCGGAAACTGGTCTCGTGTTGGCCTTTTTCCGTCGCAAGTTCTCGAGAGGAGAATTAAAGTCGTGACCAAGAAAGAAATCGTCAAGACGATCTCCGAAGAAATCGGACTGACTCAACTCAAGACCAAGGAAATCGTCCAGAAGACGTTTGACGCCATCGTGGAAACACTGGTCGAAGAGCGTCGCATCGAGTTGCGGAACTTCGGAGTATTCGAGGTCAAGCAGCGGGCGGCCCGAAAGGCCAGGAACCCGCGAACCGGCGCGAAGGTCAATGTGCCGGAGAAATTTGTTGTCACCTTCAAGCCGGGCAAGGAGATGGAGGAGCGGGTTCGCGAACTGGAACGTCAAGCGGCCGCCAGGGCGGCGGGCCAGGCGATACCCCAACCAACGGTCCAGCCAGCACCCAGCGACATGCCGGCCAGCAGGCCGGCAACGAGCGGAAATACTGAACCAGCAGCAGCTTACGGCGCTCATCCGAGCGCGCAGACTTAGCCTCAACGATCATTAGCTTGCCAGGGCGGCATCAGGCAAGATTCGACTCGGAATTCGACCCCGATGGGCAATGAGATAAGGGCGGAATTACCGCTCGTTCGCGACAGATTCCAGAGAGATTTGATCTCGGCGCGGAACGCTGAAATCGTTAATGTTCGCACGGAGCCTCGTATTGTCGGCAATCAGGCCGTTCGGCCCGAACGGCAACCCCGGTGTTCAAGATAGTTTACGTCAATGCAGCCTAAGTAGATACGCAGTGGCCGGCGAAGCAGTCCGACTCATCCAACGCTTCACGGCATAGGTCGTTCGACCTAAGCAAATCAGCTAATTCAGATCGATTCGTCTTTCGTTGCTTTGGAGTGATGGCATCGCTGAAGGCATGCGCCGTCGCGCGATTGCGCTGCAAGAAAACCGCGGCGTGAACAATCGCTCGCCAGGTGAGCGTCGAGAGCGAGAGCAGGAAGCTCAAGGTATACCGATCAGGTTCCGCGCGCGGCGCGGCGTACTGACTCTCAGGGAGGAGTTGTTCAGATGCGCAGGCTACTTTTGGCAGCGACGATTGGGCTTTCGCTCGGCGCGACCAGCGGCTGCATTCTTCCTGCTTACAGCGGCGATCCGCCGCGGCGAACCGCCGAATTGCTCAATACATCGGAGGATCTTCGCCTGTTGCTCGACGAATGGGAGCGATTCTGGTTCCTCGATGAACCTTCGCACATGACCGAATATCGGTCGCATGGCGGCGTTCTCTAATCCGGGTCCCGTCGCCGGCAATCGGTCGCGGAACTCGCCGGAGTTCAGCCGGCGTCATTCCGTTGTCGGCCTCGGAATTCTGGCAATTCCGCAACATCATTTCGTCGCGCTACGTGTCCCGGCACTCGTTGCCCGCCGCCGCTTCGACCGGTACATTGGCATCTGAGTTGTCGCCTTCCCCCGGCGGCCGACGCGATCCCTCGCATTTGAGCCAATTGTCGTTGTGAGCAGCACTGCCTCCGTCGTCGACCTGCATGTCGAATTGGGCCGTCTCCGTCTGGCCAACCCCGTCATCGTGGCCTCGGGAACGTTCGGCTACGCGCGCGAAATGGCTGGGTTGGTTGATCTTAAGCGGCTGGGAGCGATCATCCCGAAAACAATCACTCACCAGCCGCGCGCCGGAAACGCACCCTGGCGCACGATCGAGACCCCGGCCGGAATGCTCAACTCGATCGGCCTCGATAACGACGGCCTCGAGGCGTTTGCCGCCCATCACATGCCATATCTCGCTAGCCTCGGAGTGCCGATCATCGTCAGCATTGCCGGGCGGACCCATGATGAATTCGTCGAAATGGCGGCCGCGCTGGAAGGCGTACCCACGATCGCGGCGATTGAGGTGAACATTTCATGTCCGAATGTCAGTCATGGTGTCGATTTCGGCACCGACGCGAGGATGTGCGAGCGAGTCGTGGCCGGTGTCCGCGATGCGACCTCGTTGCCGATCATTGCCAAGTTGACGCCGAATGTCACCGACATTGCGTCGATCGCCGTGGCTGCCGCCGCCGGCGGAGCGGACGCCATCTCGCTCATCAACACTTGCCTCGGCGTGGCCGTCGATTGGCGGCGCCGCCGGCCGCTCTTGGGCAATGTTTTGGGCGGCTTGAGCGGGCCCGCCATCAAGCCGATCGCTCTGCGGGCCGTCTATCAGGTCGCCCAAGCCGTGCGGACTCCCATCATTGGGATCGGTGGAATCGCCACGGTCGACGATGTGATGGAATTCCTGGTGACTGGCGCATCGGCCGTCCAAATCGGCACCGCAAACTTCTATCACCCCACGACCTCGACGGAAATCCTCGACTCCTTACCGGCCGCTCTCGCCGAACTCGGCTGTCGTTCCGTCAATGACGTAGTCGGCACCCTACAAAAACAATGAACCCGAGCCTTTCGCACTTAGTCCTTGGTCCATAGTCCTTCCCCCGTCCCCAGTCCCATGCCATGCGTGTACTTTCGGGCATTCAACCGACGGGCCGATTCCATTGGGGAAACTATTTCGGCGCGATTCGGCAGTATATCGACTTGCAACGTGAAGATGCGGCGTTCTATTTCATCGCCGACCTCCACGCGCTCAACAGCGTGCGCGATCCGGCGGCGTTGCGCGGTTGGACGCTCGACGCGGCCATTGATTTGCTCGCGCTAGGGCTCGACCCCGAGCGGGCGGTGTTGTTCGTGCAATCCGATGTGCCGGCGGTGAGCGAACTCTGCTGGATCCTGATGACCGGCGCGCCGATGGGGCTCTTGGAGCGGTGCCATGCCTACAAGGATAGGAAGGCGAAGGGCTTGCCGGCCGACGCCGGTGTGTTGGCGTATCCGGTGCTGATGGCGGCCGACATTCTGGCCTACGATTCGGATACGGTGCCCGTCGGCGAGGACCAGGTGCAACATATCGAGGTCTGCCGCGATCTGGCGGCGAGCTTCAACCATCAATTCGGCCAGGTGTTCACCATGCCCAAGGCCAAGCTGCTCGATGCCTCGAAGAAGGTGCCCGGCATCGATGGCGAAAAGATGTCGAAGAGCTACAACAACACGCTCGAGGTGTTCGACGACCCCAAAGCGCAGCGGAAGAAGATCATGCAGATCGTCACCGATTCGCGGCCGATGGAGCAGCCGAAAGAGCCGGAGAGCGACTACTTGTATCAACTCTTCTCCCTCGTGGCGACCGAGGCGGAGCGCGACGCGATGGCCGCGCTATACCGACGCGGCGGTTTTGGCTATGGTGAGGTGAAGAAAGCCCTGGCTGACGCCGCGGAGCGGTTCTTCGCCGCGCCTCGGTCCAAACGGGCCGAACTCGCCGCCGATTCCAAGACGGTCCGAGAAATACTAGCCGACGGCGCGAGCCGCGCCCGCGGCAAGGCCGAGGAAGTTTTGCGGCGAGCCAAGCGCGCCTGCGGGCTCGCGTCAGCGACATGAACATCATCGGCATCGGGACCGACATCACGGAGTGCTTGCGGATCGCGCAGATGATCGAGCGCCACGGGGAACTGTTCATCACGCGAGTCTACACGCCAGACGAGATTCAATACTGCCAGAGCCGCAAGCAGGCGACGCAGCATTTCGCCGGCCGCTGGGCAGCGAAAGAAGCGGTGCTCAAAGCGGTCGGCACGGGTTGGCGTCGCGGCATAAGTTGGCGCGACGTAGAGATTCGCAACTTGCTCGGTGGAAAGCCGCAGGTCTCGCTGCATGGCGGCGTGCGCGACGTTGCCGAGGACCTCGGCATCGGCCAAATCCTTATCAGCATTTCCCACTGCCGCAGCCACGCGACGGCGTATGCCCTGGCTCTCGAGCGAATCGAAGGCGAAGCGGACGAGTGACGAGGGGCGACAATCGTTAGAACGGAACGTCGGCACTTACGGCATTTTGATGCCCGACCACAGTTGCAACGGCAGCGAACTTCTTCTTGGCGGCGGATTTCTTCTTTGATGTCTTGGCTCTCTTCGTCGCTGGCTTTTTCGCCTTGGCGGGCGGTTTGGCCGACTTCTTCTTTACCGCGGCGGCCGGTCGGGTCGCCTTGCGGCGCGCCTTCTTTGACGGCCCGGCCGCGGCCCGCTCGGCGAGCAGCCGCAGAGCCAGTTCCTGGGTGACCTCTTCGGGCGTCGTATTCTTGGGAAGCGAGGCGTTCGTCGTACCGTCGGTCACGTACAGCCCGTAACGGCCGTCGAAGAGTTGAATCTTCTCGCTGGTGACCGGCGACGCATCGAGCACTTTGAGCGGCTCGCGCTTGGCGCCGAATCCCCGGCGGGCCGCCTTGGGCTGCGCCAACAGTTCCAGGGACTGCGACAAACTCACGTCGAGCGGTGAAAGGTCGGCCGGCAGGGAGCGCGTCTCCGTGCCGCTCTTCACGTAGGGCCCGAATTTTCCATTGAATACGACGATCGTTTCACCTGTCGTCGGATGCGCGCCCAATTCGCGGGGGAGCGAGAGCAGCCTCACCGCTGTCGCCAGGTCGATATCCTCGGGCCGCATGCCCTTGAGCAACGAAGCATTTTTCGGCTTATCGTCTTCCCCAGCCGCGGCACGCTGCACGTAGGGACCGAATCGTCCCGTCTTTAAATAGATTAGCCGGCCGGTCTCGGGACAAGTTCCCAGCGGCTCTTCCGCTTTTTGCGATTGGTCGAGCAGTTCGTTGGCGCGGTCGAGCG
This window of the Pirellulales bacterium genome carries:
- a CDS encoding YkgJ family cysteine cluster protein; translated protein: MNDNPWFKDGLRFQCTQCGDCCTGAPGYVWVNKAEIEALAAKLGIDVGDFQRKYVREVGVRKSLVEFANGDCVFFDGQTRKCKVYDTRPRQCRTWPFWESNIRSEEAWRQTCEVCPGSGTGPLVPLEKVLEQAAVFRL
- a CDS encoding HU family DNA-binding protein, with the translated sequence MTKKEIVKTISEEIGLTQLKTKEIVQKTFDAIVETLVEERRIELRNFGVFEVKQRAARKARNPRTGAKVNVPEKFVVTFKPGKEMEERVRELERQAAARAAGQAIPQPTVQPAPSDMPASRPATSGNTEPAAAYGAHPSAQT
- a CDS encoding dihydroorotate dehydrogenase, with amino-acid sequence MVVVSSTASVVDLHVELGRLRLANPVIVASGTFGYAREMAGLVDLKRLGAIIPKTITHQPRAGNAPWRTIETPAGMLNSIGLDNDGLEAFAAHHMPYLASLGVPIIVSIAGRTHDEFVEMAAALEGVPTIAAIEVNISCPNVSHGVDFGTDARMCERVVAGVRDATSLPIIAKLTPNVTDIASIAVAAAAGGADAISLINTCLGVAVDWRRRRPLLGNVLGGLSGPAIKPIALRAVYQVAQAVRTPIIGIGGIATVDDVMEFLVTGASAVQIGTANFYHPTTSTEILDSLPAALAELGCRSVNDVVGTLQKQ
- the trpS gene encoding tryptophan--tRNA ligase; amino-acid sequence: MRVLSGIQPTGRFHWGNYFGAIRQYIDLQREDAAFYFIADLHALNSVRDPAALRGWTLDAAIDLLALGLDPERAVLFVQSDVPAVSELCWILMTGAPMGLLERCHAYKDRKAKGLPADAGVLAYPVLMAADILAYDSDTVPVGEDQVQHIEVCRDLAASFNHQFGQVFTMPKAKLLDASKKVPGIDGEKMSKSYNNTLEVFDDPKAQRKKIMQIVTDSRPMEQPKEPESDYLYQLFSLVATEAERDAMAALYRRGGFGYGEVKKALADAAERFFAAPRSKRAELAADSKTVREILADGASRARGKAEEVLRRAKRACGLASAT
- the acpS gene encoding holo-ACP synthase; the protein is MNIIGIGTDITECLRIAQMIERHGELFITRVYTPDEIQYCQSRKQATQHFAGRWAAKEAVLKAVGTGWRRGISWRDVEIRNLLGGKPQVSLHGGVRDVAEDLGIGQILISISHCRSHATAYALALERIEGEADE